The stretch of DNA TCTTTTAGACCCCTAAAGAGCATGTATTGGTTTTGAGATGAGTGAAAATAGTTTACAAACACTTTTAAACCAGAGAACAATAGCTTTTCTATTCATACTTTAATTTACCTTTTCCAATGATTTTCAAAGATTTACTCTAAAGACTTGCAAGATTAAAATAAAAGAACTATCTTTGTCGTGACAGTTTCCACCACGCCTCTTTTAAATGCGTACCAAGGTGGAACTTTTGCTTTTAATACACTTATGAGTAAGCAAATAGCTTGATAAAAGAACCAATAAATAATACATGGACTAAGAAACTATAGACCCTTCAACACATTCAACTGAATCGCTTAAAATACGAAGCGGTAAGAAAGTAGACGCAATTTATAATACAATCTAAAATTAAATTAACAAGAATGACAAATCTAAAAACAGGAGAAGTCATAACCTTCAAATAACACATGAGTTATGAAACGTAGTAGATTATTATTAATAATAATAAATTATATTTATCACGATAATATTTATTTGATGTCTCCAATTGTTGATTGGAATTTATTAGATGTGCTAAATAAAAATATTCGAAATAATTATGAAAGAATTAGACCCATTTTGTTGAAATGGCAGGAAAATGGATATATAAAATTAATAGAAGATAACGAGATTGCTTTTTCTTTTATTCCAGAGAAATTACCATCAAAAGAAAAACTAATAGAAGAGAGCCTGAATTTCAAATAATGATTGATGAGAATGGTGAACTTGAAAACAGGTAGAACAATAACATTAAAATAATATGAAGAGAATAAAAATTATTCGTGTATTGGCAACTTATATTTGTCATGATCCATTTGCATATAGTCCTATCTGGACATGGGATGGCTTTCCTCCAATTATATATACAGAAAGGGAAAGAATACTTCCTGTATTAAAAGAATGGGAACATAAAGGATATTTAACTTTAATATATGATGAGAAAATAGCCTTTATCCTTAACGTAGAAAAATTACCATCAAAAGAAAAACTAATAGAAGAAAGTCGTAATATTAAATAAAGAAATGCAAAGAGTTGGCACGCACTGTAATACATTTGCCATCTCCATTCAAAGAGTATGTCAAGTCTAT from Prevotella scopos JCM 17725 encodes:
- a CDS encoding peptidase; the protein is MKRSRLLLIIINYIYHDNIYLMSPIVDWNLLDVLNKNIRNNYERIRPILLKWQENGYIKLIEDNEIAFSFIPEKLPSKEKLIEESLNFK